One part of the Bacillus sp. FJAT-27916 genome encodes these proteins:
- the argS gene encoding arginine--tRNA ligase, with the protein MNIVTEIQDQIKEEIKQAVLKAGLAKEEEIPSVILELPKDKAHGDYSTNMAMQLARVAKKAPRAIAEAIIENFDTSKASISKIEIAGPGFINFYLDNSYLTDLIPTILEAKEAYGESNVGKGEKIQVEFVSANPTGDLHLGHARGAAVGDSLSNILDKAGWDVSREYYINDAGNQINNLAYSVEARYKQALGLDAEMPEDGYHGEDIINIGKRLAEEFGDQILSKGDEERFKFFREYGLKYEMEKLKKDLESFRVPFDVWFSETSLYEDGKIMPALELLREKGHIYEKDGATWFRSTEYGDDKDRVLIKNDGSYTYLLPDIAYHKNKLERGFDKLINIWGADHHGYIPRMKAAIQAMGYSKDTLEVEIIQLVHLFKNGEKMKMSKRTGKAVTMRDLMEEVGLDAVRYFFAMRSADSHMDFDLDLAVSQSNDNPVYYAQYAHARICSILRQGEEMGITLDGDVDYSQIGSEKEIDLLKKLGEFPQAVAEAAEKRMPHRVTNYIFDLASTFHSFYNADKVLDPEHPERSKARLALVQAAKITLANAMKLIGVSAPERM; encoded by the coding sequence ATGAATATCGTAACGGAAATTCAGGATCAAATTAAAGAAGAAATCAAACAGGCTGTCCTTAAAGCCGGCTTGGCGAAAGAAGAAGAAATTCCAAGCGTCATCCTTGAATTGCCTAAGGATAAAGCACATGGTGATTATTCAACGAATATGGCGATGCAGCTTGCGCGTGTTGCCAAGAAAGCGCCAAGAGCAATTGCGGAAGCGATTATTGAGAATTTCGACACAAGCAAGGCTTCTATCTCAAAGATTGAGATTGCAGGACCGGGCTTTATTAACTTTTACTTAGATAATAGCTATCTAACTGATTTGATTCCTACCATCCTTGAAGCAAAAGAAGCTTACGGGGAATCAAATGTCGGTAAGGGCGAAAAAATTCAAGTTGAGTTCGTATCTGCAAACCCAACAGGAGACCTCCATTTAGGACATGCCCGCGGAGCGGCTGTAGGGGATTCACTTTCCAATATCCTTGATAAAGCAGGCTGGGACGTATCCCGCGAATACTATATCAATGATGCCGGAAACCAAATCAATAATCTCGCCTACTCTGTTGAAGCACGCTACAAGCAAGCGCTTGGTCTTGATGCAGAGATGCCTGAGGACGGCTACCATGGTGAAGATATCATCAATATCGGAAAACGCCTGGCAGAGGAATTTGGCGATCAAATCCTTAGCAAGGGTGATGAAGAACGCTTCAAGTTTTTCCGTGAGTACGGCTTGAAATATGAAATGGAGAAACTGAAGAAGGACCTTGAAAGCTTCCGCGTACCATTTGATGTATGGTTCTCTGAAACATCCCTTTATGAGGATGGCAAAATCATGCCTGCATTGGAGCTTCTCCGTGAGAAGGGCCATATTTATGAGAAGGACGGAGCAACTTGGTTCCGCTCTACTGAATACGGCGATGACAAGGATCGTGTATTAATCAAGAATGATGGCTCTTACACATACCTATTGCCGGATATCGCATACCATAAGAACAAGCTTGAGCGCGGCTTTGATAAATTAATCAACATCTGGGGTGCAGACCACCATGGTTATATTCCGCGTATGAAAGCAGCTATCCAAGCGATGGGCTATTCGAAAGATACGCTTGAAGTGGAAATCATCCAGCTTGTTCATTTGTTCAAAAATGGCGAGAAAATGAAGATGTCCAAACGTACAGGTAAAGCTGTTACGATGAGAGACTTGATGGAAGAGGTCGGCCTTGATGCGGTTCGTTACTTCTTCGCCATGAGAAGTGCAGATTCTCATATGGACTTTGACCTTGACTTGGCTGTGTCCCAATCCAATGATAACCCGGTTTATTATGCTCAATACGCACATGCACGTATTTGCAGTATTTTACGCCAAGGGGAAGAGATGGGCATCACTCTTGATGGGGATGTTGACTACAGCCAAATCGGTTCTGAGAAAGAAATCGACTTATTGAAAAAACTTGGTGAGTTCCCGCAGGCAGTTGCGGAAGCGGCTGAAAAACGCATGCCTCACCGTGTGACAAACTATATCTTTGACCTGGCATCTACGTTCCATAGCTTCTACAATGCGGACAAGGTGCTTGACCCAGAGCATCCAGAGCGAAGCAAAGCGCGTCTTGCCCTTGTGCAGGCAGCGAAGATTACTTTGGCAAATGCCATGAAGCTGATCGGTGTATCCGCTCCGGAAAGAATGTAA
- the uvsE gene encoding UV DNA damage repair endonuclease UvsE: MDIQFGYVSTALDLWESSPSRTITYTRWSRLSPREQKERLHEITKQNIESTKRILHYNIAKEIKIYRFSSSIVPLATHPDVKWDYLTPFKKEWAELGRLVKEHHLRVSFHPNAFTLFTSPNQDVTEKAVWDMHYHYRLLEEMGMPEGALINIHVGGSYGNKKAAVSRFYQNIKKLPAEIKERMTLENDDKTYTAEETLQVCEHEEIPLLFDYHHHIANPSSKELKSLLPRILRTWEGRGWKPKIHISSPRSDKEIRAHAADVDKDFILPFIQLVKETGIQEIDFIIEAKNKNIAMQKLIEDLAAIRGVKRINGGKIRFK; encoded by the coding sequence ATGGATATTCAATTTGGATATGTCTCAACCGCCTTAGACCTCTGGGAATCCTCTCCCTCAAGGACGATTACCTATACACGCTGGAGCAGGCTTTCTCCGAGGGAGCAGAAAGAAAGGCTCCACGAAATAACGAAGCAGAATATTGAATCGACTAAACGGATTCTTCATTACAATATTGCAAAAGAAATCAAGATTTACCGTTTCTCAAGCTCAATTGTACCGCTAGCCACCCATCCTGACGTCAAATGGGATTATCTCACCCCCTTCAAAAAGGAGTGGGCTGAGCTTGGCAGGCTCGTCAAGGAGCATCATCTCCGCGTAAGCTTCCATCCGAATGCCTTCACCCTCTTCACCTCTCCCAATCAGGATGTGACGGAGAAGGCTGTCTGGGATATGCACTATCATTATCGCTTGCTCGAAGAAATGGGTATGCCGGAGGGTGCCTTAATCAATATTCACGTTGGCGGCTCCTATGGTAATAAAAAAGCAGCTGTCAGCCGCTTTTATCAAAACATCAAGAAGCTTCCTGCCGAGATCAAGGAACGGATGACGCTTGAGAATGATGACAAAACCTATACGGCCGAGGAAACCCTGCAGGTATGCGAGCATGAGGAAATCCCTCTTCTATTCGACTACCATCATCATATCGCTAACCCATCCTCTAAAGAGCTAAAATCGCTCCTTCCTCGTATTTTAAGAACATGGGAAGGTCGTGGCTGGAAGCCGAAGATTCATATCTCCTCTCCCCGTTCCGATAAAGAGATACGGGCTCATGCAGCGGATGTGGATAAGGATTTCATTCTCCCGTTCATCCAGCTGGTGAAGGAGACCGGGATTCAAGAAATTGATTTTATCATTGAGGCAAAGAACAAGAATATTGCGATGCAGAAATTAATTGAGGACCTTGCAGCCATCAGGGGAGTAAAGCGCATCAATGGCGGCAAAATTCGATTCAAATAA
- a CDS encoding heterodisulfide reductase-related iron-sulfur binding cluster has translation MNGLLWINLIAAILVTAYAIYLFAYLVKSRIEFIKLGKKEEFDNDVKKRLEKIWVYVFGQKKLMKDKKSGTMHVLFFYGFILVQFGAIDLIWKGIKPGSHLLLGPLYPFFTFFQEIVVLMVMVAVIWAFYRRYIEKLVRLKRGFKSGLVLIFIGGLMLATLVANGASLIWLHGGELHWSEPVASSIAFLLGWMSETAAAVVFYVAWWIHLLFILTFLVYIPQSKHAHLIAGPANVYFHRLTPPKLKPIDFEDESQETFGAGKIEDFTDLQLLDLYACVECGRCTNMCPASVTGKMLSPMDLLLKMRDHLTFTGAAVTRKEPWVPSFVFANTKGNQIAMAAKGQGAVESAAAIDMYNPALVGEVITEEELWACTTCRNCEDQCPVMNQHVGKILDMRRYLVLTEGKVPADAQRAMQNIERQGNPWGLNRKEREAWREAREDVHVPTVKEMSKAGEEFEYLFWVGAMGSYDNRSQKIALSFARLLNEAGVKFAILGNKEKNSGDTPRRLGNEFLFQELATKNIEEFAKNDIKRIVTIDPHAFNIFKNEYPDFGLEAEVYHHTQVLAELVRDGRLKPTHAVNEKITFHDSCYLGRYNDVYDAPRDILKAIPGASFVEIEGRNRENGMCCGAGGGLMWMEEETGHRINVARTEQALTVNPTVISSGCPYCLTMLSDGTKAKEVEEEVKTYDVAELLEKSVFGEEKELAS, from the coding sequence ATGAATGGTCTGCTTTGGATCAATTTAATTGCAGCCATACTTGTAACCGCTTACGCAATCTATCTGTTTGCGTACTTGGTTAAGTCTCGAATCGAATTTATCAAGCTCGGCAAGAAGGAAGAGTTTGATAATGATGTTAAGAAGCGGCTCGAGAAGATATGGGTGTATGTGTTTGGACAGAAGAAGCTGATGAAGGATAAGAAAAGCGGTACGATGCATGTGCTCTTCTTTTATGGATTTATATTGGTCCAATTTGGAGCCATCGATCTAATCTGGAAAGGGATTAAGCCAGGCTCACACCTGCTGCTTGGACCTCTCTACCCGTTTTTCACATTCTTCCAGGAAATTGTTGTTTTAATGGTTATGGTCGCTGTTATATGGGCGTTTTACCGCCGTTATATTGAGAAGCTTGTCCGATTGAAACGGGGGTTTAAATCAGGACTTGTACTGATCTTCATTGGCGGACTAATGCTTGCGACTTTGGTAGCTAATGGTGCCTCTTTAATTTGGCTCCATGGCGGGGAGCTGCACTGGTCTGAGCCTGTTGCCTCATCCATTGCTTTCCTGCTTGGCTGGATGAGCGAGACAGCGGCTGCTGTAGTGTTCTATGTAGCTTGGTGGATTCACCTGCTGTTTATTCTGACCTTCTTAGTTTATATCCCGCAATCCAAGCATGCTCACTTGATCGCGGGACCAGCCAATGTGTATTTCCACAGGCTGACACCGCCGAAATTAAAGCCGATTGACTTTGAAGATGAGTCACAGGAAACGTTCGGCGCTGGAAAGATTGAAGATTTCACGGACCTTCAGCTGCTTGACCTCTATGCTTGTGTAGAGTGCGGCCGCTGTACAAATATGTGTCCGGCATCCGTCACAGGGAAGATGCTTTCCCCGATGGACCTGCTGCTTAAGATGCGCGATCATCTAACCTTCACAGGTGCTGCTGTAACACGCAAAGAGCCTTGGGTGCCATCCTTTGTCTTTGCTAACACAAAGGGTAATCAAATCGCGATGGCGGCAAAGGGTCAGGGAGCTGTCGAATCGGCGGCAGCGATTGACATGTACAACCCAGCGCTTGTCGGTGAAGTGATTACAGAGGAAGAACTTTGGGCTTGTACCACTTGCCGTAACTGTGAAGACCAATGTCCCGTCATGAACCAGCATGTCGGCAAGATCCTTGATATGCGCCGTTACTTGGTGCTCACAGAAGGAAAGGTGCCGGCAGATGCCCAGCGTGCGATGCAGAACATCGAGCGTCAAGGGAACCCTTGGGGATTGAACCGGAAGGAACGTGAGGCTTGGCGTGAAGCACGCGAGGATGTACATGTTCCAACCGTGAAGGAAATGTCCAAAGCAGGAGAAGAATTTGAATACTTATTCTGGGTCGGTGCCATGGGCTCATACGATAACCGTTCCCAAAAGATTGCCCTTTCCTTTGCGCGCTTGCTGAATGAAGCCGGCGTCAAATTTGCCATCCTTGGCAATAAGGAGAAGAACTCAGGGGATACACCACGCCGCCTTGGCAACGAATTCTTGTTCCAGGAGCTTGCGACGAAGAATATTGAGGAATTTGCGAAGAATGACATTAAAAGAATCGTTACGATTGACCCGCATGCCTTTAATATTTTCAAAAACGAATATCCGGACTTTGGTCTCGAGGCTGAAGTGTACCATCATACACAAGTGCTGGCTGAACTCGTACGGGATGGAAGATTGAAACCGACACATGCCGTCAATGAGAAGATCACCTTCCATGATTCATGCTATCTTGGCCGTTACAATGATGTTTATGACGCACCGCGTGATATCTTAAAGGCTATTCCAGGTGCCTCTTTCGTCGAAATTGAAGGACGGAACCGTGAGAACGGAATGTGCTGTGGAGCAGGAGGCGGGTTGATGTGGATGGAGGAAGAAACAGGCCATCGCATCAACGTAGCAAGAACGGAGCAGGCATTAACGGTGAATCCAACTGTCATCAGCTCTGGATGTCCGTACTGCTTAACGATGCTCAGTGATGGTACGAAGGCGAAGGAAGTTGAAGAAGAAGTGAAGACATATGATGTAGCAGAGCTTCTAGAGAAGTCTGTGTTCGGTGAGGAAAAGGAATTAGCATCATAA
- a CDS encoding acetyl-CoA C-acetyltransferase: MRKTVILDGARTPFGKFGGSLSSLTASQLGGMAIKEAIGRSGIKAEEIDEVIMGCVLQGGQGQIVSRQAAREAGLPWEVKTETINKVCASGLRSVTLADQIIRLGDEEVIVAGGMESMSNAPYILPKERWGARMGDGRVVDMMVHDGLTCSFTGVHMGTYGNSTATDLELTREEQDKWAYQSHQRAIAAMEAGRLEEEIVPVTVKERKGERVISVDEAPRKDTTPERLASLKPAFGADGTITAGNAPGINDGAGALVLMSEERAREEGRQIGAVILGHAEVAVEAKDFPKTPGLVINALLEKTGRSLDEVNLFEVNEAFAAVALASGKIAGLDAEKVNVNGGAVALGHPIGASGTRIILTLMYELKRRGGGIGIASICSGGGQGDAIMIEVPKGE, encoded by the coding sequence ATGAGAAAAACGGTTATTTTAGACGGCGCAAGAACACCTTTTGGCAAATTCGGAGGGTCACTAAGCAGTTTGACGGCCTCGCAGCTAGGCGGTATGGCCATTAAGGAAGCAATCGGACGATCTGGCATCAAGGCAGAGGAAATTGATGAAGTAATCATGGGGTGTGTCCTTCAAGGGGGCCAAGGACAAATAGTTTCTCGCCAGGCAGCACGTGAAGCTGGTCTGCCATGGGAAGTGAAAACGGAAACGATTAATAAGGTATGTGCATCAGGACTAAGAAGTGTAACGCTGGCTGACCAGATTATTCGCCTTGGTGATGAGGAAGTCATCGTTGCCGGCGGAATGGAGTCAATGAGCAATGCGCCATACATTCTCCCGAAGGAACGCTGGGGAGCGAGGATGGGAGATGGACGTGTGGTAGATATGATGGTTCATGATGGTCTGACCTGCAGCTTCACGGGTGTGCATATGGGGACATACGGCAATAGCACAGCAACAGATTTAGAGCTTACGAGAGAAGAGCAGGATAAATGGGCTTACCAAAGTCATCAGCGTGCCATTGCTGCGATGGAGGCTGGACGCTTGGAAGAGGAGATTGTGCCTGTAACGGTTAAAGAACGCAAGGGGGAACGGGTCATTTCTGTTGACGAGGCACCAAGGAAGGATACAACTCCGGAAAGATTGGCCAGCCTGAAGCCTGCCTTTGGTGCAGACGGGACCATCACTGCCGGTAACGCACCTGGCATTAATGACGGGGCAGGGGCACTCGTCCTAATGAGTGAAGAACGTGCCCGTGAGGAAGGACGCCAGATTGGGGCTGTCATTCTCGGCCATGCGGAGGTAGCCGTTGAGGCAAAGGATTTCCCGAAAACACCAGGACTTGTTATTAATGCCCTGTTGGAGAAAACGGGCAGGTCATTGGATGAGGTTAATTTATTCGAAGTGAATGAGGCGTTTGCGGCGGTTGCCCTTGCAAGCGGCAAGATTGCTGGTTTAGACGCAGAGAAGGTCAATGTCAATGGAGGAGCCGTTGCGCTAGGTCACCCAATTGGGGCAAGCGGTACAAGAATTATCCTTACGCTGATGTATGAATTGAAGCGACGCGGAGGCGGAATCGGCATTGCCTCCATCTGCAGCGGCGGCGGCCAAGGGGATGCAATCATGATTGAAGTACCAAAAGGGGAATAA
- a CDS encoding 3-hydroxybutyryl-CoA dehydrogenase: MEIKQVMVIGAGQMGSGIAQVCAAAGYDVFLHDLKEEFVNRGRSGIEKNVQRLVDKGRLSDEEKAAILERIKPSTDLQNAKEVNVVIEAAVENMEIKKQLFAELDQLAPPEAILATNTSSLPITEIAAATNRPEQVIGMHFMNPVPVMKLVEIIRGLATKDEVYTAIETMAKDLGKVPVEVNDFPGFISNRVLMPMINEAIFTLYEGVASKEAIDEVMKLGMNHPMGPLQLADFIGLDTCLYIMETLQEGLGEDKYRPCPLLRKYVKAGWLGKKTGRGFYEYS; this comes from the coding sequence ATGGAGATCAAACAAGTCATGGTCATAGGGGCCGGCCAAATGGGCTCTGGAATCGCACAGGTATGTGCGGCGGCTGGATATGATGTATTTCTGCATGATTTGAAGGAGGAATTCGTGAACAGAGGCCGCTCAGGCATTGAGAAAAATGTGCAGCGCCTTGTTGATAAGGGACGTCTCTCAGATGAAGAGAAGGCTGCAATCCTTGAGCGAATTAAGCCTTCCACTGATTTGCAAAATGCCAAGGAAGTGAATGTCGTTATTGAAGCTGCTGTGGAAAATATGGAGATCAAGAAGCAATTATTTGCTGAGCTCGATCAACTAGCACCGCCTGAGGCCATTTTGGCGACGAATACCTCTTCCTTGCCAATCACAGAGATTGCAGCGGCAACAAACAGACCGGAGCAGGTCATCGGGATGCATTTCATGAACCCGGTTCCGGTCATGAAGCTCGTTGAAATCATCCGCGGTCTAGCGACGAAGGATGAGGTATATACCGCCATTGAAACAATGGCAAAGGACCTTGGAAAGGTACCTGTTGAGGTGAATGACTTTCCAGGATTCATCTCTAACCGTGTGCTCATGCCAATGATTAATGAGGCGATCTTCACACTTTATGAAGGTGTTGCCTCCAAGGAAGCGATTGATGAGGTCATGAAGCTTGGGATGAATCATCCGATGGGACCTCTTCAGCTCGCTGATTTCATCGGGCTTGATACATGTCTTTATATTATGGAGACACTTCAGGAAGGGCTTGGTGAGGATAAATACCGTCCATGTCCGCTTCTGCGCAAATATGTGAAGGCCGGCTGGCTTGGGAAGAAGACAGGCCGAGGGTTTTATGAATACAGCTAA
- a CDS encoding acyl-CoA dehydrogenase, producing the protein MDLRFTEEQQMMRKMVREFAEEVIAPFIPEMEKGAFPSAVLEKMGGLGLMGIPIPAEYGGAGMDFTSYIIAIHEISKVSPTVGVILSVHTSVGTNPILFYGTEEQKKAYIPKLASGEYLGAFCLTEPSAGSDAGSLKSKAVKQGDEYILNGSKIFITNGGEADTYIVFAQTAPEQGSKGISAFIVEKGTPGLIIGKDEQKMGLHGSRTVQITFEDMKVPAKNLLGVEGQGLAIALSNLNTGRIGIAAQALGIAEGAFVEAVRYAMGRQQFGKPISAQQGIGFKLADMATAIEASKLLVYQAASLKGDGLSCTKESSMAKLMASRTAMDVTTEAIQVFGGYGYTEEYPVERYFRDAKVTEIYEGTSEIQRIVISKQLVN; encoded by the coding sequence ATGGACTTAAGATTTACAGAAGAACAGCAGATGATGAGAAAGATGGTGCGGGAATTCGCAGAAGAAGTGATTGCACCATTTATACCGGAGATGGAAAAAGGGGCATTTCCAAGCGCTGTGCTTGAGAAAATGGGCGGGCTTGGTCTAATGGGAATTCCCATTCCAGCAGAATACGGCGGTGCCGGTATGGACTTCACATCCTATATTATCGCCATCCATGAGATCTCAAAGGTAAGTCCGACAGTCGGCGTTATTCTGAGTGTTCATACCTCTGTCGGTACGAATCCCATCCTCTTTTATGGGACAGAGGAGCAGAAGAAGGCCTATATTCCGAAGCTTGCCAGCGGTGAATATCTGGGAGCCTTCTGCCTGACGGAGCCGAGCGCAGGCTCAGATGCCGGGTCGCTTAAATCGAAGGCCGTTAAGCAAGGCGATGAGTATATTCTCAATGGCTCCAAGATCTTCATCACGAATGGAGGAGAGGCAGATACGTATATTGTCTTCGCTCAAACGGCACCAGAGCAGGGAAGCAAAGGAATCTCTGCCTTTATCGTGGAAAAGGGGACACCTGGCCTTATCATCGGCAAGGATGAGCAGAAAATGGGCCTTCATGGCTCGCGTACGGTGCAAATCACCTTTGAGGATATGAAGGTTCCTGCGAAGAATCTGCTCGGGGTTGAGGGTCAGGGACTAGCCATCGCACTCAGTAACTTGAACACGGGCCGAATCGGCATTGCTGCTCAAGCGCTTGGAATCGCTGAAGGTGCTTTCGTAGAAGCTGTACGTTATGCGATGGGGAGGCAGCAGTTCGGCAAACCAATCAGTGCTCAGCAAGGAATCGGCTTTAAGCTTGCTGATATGGCGACAGCGATTGAAGCTTCTAAGCTGCTCGTCTATCAGGCAGCCTCCTTAAAAGGTGATGGATTATCCTGCACGAAGGAATCGTCGATGGCGAAATTGATGGCATCAAGGACTGCCATGGATGTCACGACAGAGGCCATCCAAGTATTTGGCGGATACGGCTATACAGAGGAGTATCCAGTCGAGCGCTATTTCCGCGATGCAAAGGTAACGGAGATTTATGAAGGAACAAGTGAAATACAGCGAATAGTCATCAGTAAGCAATTAGTAAATTGA
- a CDS encoding acyl-CoA dehydrogenase, giving the protein MNFQLSEEHEMIRKMVRDFAKNEVAPTAAERDEEERFDKELFDKMAELGLTGIPWPEEYGGIGSDYVAYCIAVEELSRVCASTGVTLSAHTSLASWPIYKFGTEEQKQRYLRPLATGEKIGAYGLTEPGSGSDSGAMRTTARRDGDDYILNGSKIFITNGGIADTYVVFALTDPEKKQRGTTAFIVEKDFKGFSVGKKEKKLGIRSSPTTEIIFEECRVPMENRLGEEGEGFKIAMMTLDGGRNGIAAQAVGIAQGALDAATDYAKERVQFGKPISAQQGVGFKLADMATSVEAARLLTYQAAWLESKGLPYGKESAMSKLFAGDAAMRVTTDAVQIFGGYGYTKDYPVERFMRDAKITQIYEGTQEIQRLVISRMLTK; this is encoded by the coding sequence ATGAATTTTCAATTGTCAGAAGAGCATGAGATGATCCGCAAGATGGTACGCGATTTCGCCAAGAATGAAGTGGCTCCGACCGCTGCAGAACGCGATGAGGAAGAACGCTTTGATAAAGAGCTGTTTGATAAGATGGCTGAGCTTGGCCTGACAGGGATTCCATGGCCGGAGGAGTACGGCGGAATCGGCAGCGACTATGTCGCTTATTGCATTGCTGTTGAGGAGCTTTCCCGTGTGTGTGCATCAACAGGGGTAACCTTATCCGCTCATACATCACTGGCAAGCTGGCCAATCTATAAATTTGGTACGGAGGAGCAAAAACAGCGTTACCTTCGACCTTTGGCAACAGGCGAGAAGATTGGCGCATACGGCTTGACCGAGCCAGGCTCCGGCTCTGACTCTGGTGCGATGAGAACAACGGCACGCCGTGATGGGGATGATTACATCCTGAACGGGTCGAAGATCTTTATCACAAATGGCGGGATTGCAGATACATACGTTGTCTTCGCCCTCACGGACCCGGAGAAAAAACAAAGGGGCACGACTGCCTTTATCGTTGAGAAGGATTTCAAAGGCTTCAGCGTCGGCAAGAAGGAAAAGAAACTTGGTATTCGTTCCTCTCCGACAACGGAAATAATCTTTGAAGAATGCCGCGTACCAATGGAAAATCGTCTTGGTGAAGAGGGAGAAGGCTTCAAGATTGCGATGATGACGCTTGATGGCGGACGTAATGGTATTGCTGCACAGGCAGTCGGAATCGCACAAGGTGCTCTTGATGCGGCAACAGACTATGCGAAGGAACGTGTTCAGTTTGGCAAGCCAATCAGTGCCCAGCAAGGGGTTGGCTTCAAACTGGCTGACATGGCGACAAGCGTGGAGGCTGCACGTCTTTTGACTTATCAGGCAGCATGGCTTGAGTCTAAAGGTCTTCCGTATGGGAAAGAATCGGCGATGTCGAAATTATTCGCAGGAGATGCTGCCATGCGCGTGACAACTGATGCTGTGCAAATTTTCGGCGGTTATGGTTATACGAAGGATTACCCGGTTGAACGGTTCATGCGTGATGCGAAAATCACCCAAATCTATGAGGGAACACAGGAAATACAGCGTCTTGTCATTTCCCGTATGTTGACGAAGTAA
- a CDS encoding TetR/AcrR family transcriptional regulator: MKKIEVQASVKDEKLVKKRRDEMIKGAVALFIEKGYHRTTTREIARAAGFSIGTLYEYIRSKDDILYLVCDNIYEEVKERLQKALELSEGTLEGLRLGISYYFRICDEMQDEVLVMYQEAKSLNKTALPYVLNKEIEMARMFEKLIVACLENEEIELRADQTYLLAHNIIVHGQMWAFRRWAIGKNFTIEDYIDSQTDLLLKGITEGANIVR; the protein is encoded by the coding sequence TTGAAGAAAATAGAGGTGCAAGCATCTGTCAAGGACGAGAAGCTTGTAAAGAAACGGCGCGACGAGATGATCAAGGGAGCGGTCGCCTTATTTATTGAGAAAGGGTACCACCGGACCACAACAAGGGAGATTGCAAGAGCAGCAGGGTTCAGCATCGGCACATTATACGAATATATCCGGTCCAAGGACGATATCCTCTATCTCGTTTGCGACAATATTTATGAGGAAGTGAAGGAGCGGCTGCAAAAGGCGCTCGAATTAAGCGAGGGGACGCTAGAAGGCCTGCGCCTTGGCATTTCCTATTACTTTCGCATCTGTGATGAAATGCAGGATGAAGTATTAGTCATGTATCAGGAGGCTAAGTCTTTAAACAAGACGGCCTTGCCTTATGTGCTCAATAAGGAAATCGAAATGGCACGCATGTTTGAGAAATTGATTGTCGCCTGCCTGGAGAATGAGGAAATTGAGCTCCGAGCAGATCAGACATATTTACTTGCCCATAACATCATTGTCCATGGACAGATGTGGGCGTTCAGACGCTGGGCAATCGGGAAGAATTTTACGATTGAGGATTATATCGACTCACAAACGGATTTGCTGTTAAAGGGGATTACGGAGGGAGCCAACATAGTTCGATAG